A genomic segment from Nicotiana sylvestris chromosome 1, ASM39365v2, whole genome shotgun sequence encodes:
- the LOC138870030 gene encoding uncharacterized mitochondrial protein AtMg00810-like, which yields MRWNLKLAEALVHKGFQQSQYDYSLFVRRVGDDIVIILVYVDDLLITSNNHKLCDTRLDLQGMFKMKDLVGLKFLLGIEFARSNKGILMNQRKYALELISEASLSGAKLASTPMGLNQKLITVEYDLSFRKGNATTDKVLRDPSIYQRLVGKLLYLTMIRPDISFVVQVLRDSKNLIAYCDSDWGACVQTR from the exons ATGCGGTGGAATCTAAAGCTTGCAGAAGCACTGGTACATAAGGGGTTTCAACAGAGTCAGTATGATTATTCTCTATTTGTCAGAAGAGTTGGGGATGATATTGTGATTATTCTTGTGTATGTAGATGATCTTCTAATTACGAGCAACAATCATAAGTTATGTGATACAAGGTTAGATCTTCAAGGCATGTTCAAAATGAAAGACCTGGTAGGACTAAAGTTCTTACTAGGAATTGAATTTGCAAGGTCAAATAAGGGGATCCTAATGAATCAGAGGAAATATGCTTTAGAGTTGATCTCTGAAGCAAGCCTCAGTGGAGCAAAGCTGGCTAGCACACCTATGGGGCTCAACCAAAAACTGATCACTGTAGAATATGATCTGTCCTTCAGGAAAGGAAATGCCACTACTGATAAAGTGCTAAGAGATCCTAGTATCTATCAAAGACTGGTTGGGAAATTGTTGTATCTAACTATGATCAGACCTGATATCTCCTTTGTAGTACAGGTCTTGA GAGACTCCAAGAATCTGATTGCCTACTGTGATTCTGATTGGGGAGCTTGTGTGCAAACAAGATGA
- the LOC104217596 gene encoding sodium/hydrogen exchanger 1-like — MAFDIGMLLGNIMNRLSTSDHQSVVSINLFVALICACIVVGHLLEENRWMNESITALVIGLCTGVVILLISGGKNSRILVFSEDLFFIYLLPPIIFNAGFQVKKKSFFRNFSTIMLFGAVGTLISFIIISFGAIGIFKKMNIGDLDIGDYLAIGAIFSATDSVCTLQVLSQDDTPLLYSLVFGEGVVNDATSVVLFNAVQNFDLSHINTSKALQLVGNFLYLFASSTILGVVAGLLSAYIIKKLYFGRHSTDREVAIMILMAYLSYLLAELFYLSAILTVFFCGIVMSHYTWHNVTESSRVTTKHAFATLSFIAEIFIFLYVGMDALDIEKWKFVSDSPGISVQVSSILLGLVMVGRAAFVFPLSFLSNLTKKSPEEKIGFNKQIVIWWAGLMRGAVSVALAYNQFTRGGHTQLRGNAIMITSTITVVLFSTGVFGLMTKPLIRFMLPSPKHLTRMISSEPTTPKSFIVPLLDSAQDSEADLGQHIPRPNSLRMLLSTPSHTVHRYWRKFDNAFMRPVFGGRGFVPFVPGSPTEPSDH, encoded by the exons ATGGCTTTCGACATTGGGATGCTGCTGGGAAATATTATGAACAGGTTATCAACTTCTGATCATCAATCGGTGGTGTCAATAAACTTATTTGTTGCACTTATCTGCGCATGTATCGTGGTCGGTCATTTGTTGGAGGAAAATAGATGGATGAATGAGTCCATAACTGCCCTCGTGATT GGTCTTTGCACTGGAGTTGTCATTCTACTAATAAGTGGTGGGAAGAACTCTCGTATTTTAGTGTTCAGCGAAGATCTTTTCTTCATTTACCTTCTTCCACCGATCATTTTTAATGCTGG GTTCCAGGTGAAAAAGAAATCATTCTTCCGCAATTTCAGCACCATCATGCTTTTTGGAGCAGTTGGCACCTTGATATCATTCATTATCATATCATTTG GTGCCATTGGCATTTTCAAGAAAATGAACATTGGAGACCTTGATATTGGAGATTACCTTG CAATTGGAGCAATCTTCTCTGCAACGGATTCTGTTTGCACCTTACAA GTGCTTAGTCAGGATGACACACCCTTATTGTACAGTCTAGTGTTTGGGGAAGGTGTTGTGAATGATGCCACATCTGTGGTTCTGTTCAATGCTGTCCAGAACTTTGACTTATCTCATATCAACACAAGCAAAGCTCTGCAATTAGTTGGAAACTTTCTGTACTTGTTTGCTTCAAGCACCATCTTAGGGGTTGTT GCTGGTCTACTGAGCGCCTATATAATTAAAAAACTCTACTTTGGAAG GCACTCCACTGATCGTGAGGTTGCTATAATGATACTCATGGCTTATCTGTCATACCTGCTTGCTGAA TTATTCTATTTAAGTGCAATCCTCACTGTGTTTTTCTGTGGGATCGTGATGTCTCACTACACCTGGCATAATGTGACTGAGAGCTCAAGAGTGACCACCAA GCACGCTTTTGCTACATTGTCATTTATTGCTGAGATATTCATATTCCTTTATGTTGGTATGGATGCTTTGGACATCGAGAAGTGGAAATTTGTAAGCGACAG CCCTGGTATATCAGTTCAGGTTAGCTCAATACTGTTGGGTCTTGTTATGGTTGGAAGGGCAGCCTTTGTTTTCCCCTTGTCATTTTTGTCCAACTTGACCAAGAAGTCTCCAGAGGAGAAGATTGGCTTTAACAAGCAA ATTGTAATATGGTGGGCTGGACTTATGCGAGGTGCTGTTTCAGTGGCTCTGGCTTATAATCAG TTTACCAGAGGAGGTCATACTCAGTTACGTGGTAATGCAATAATGATCACGAGTACCATCACTGTTGTCCTTTTCAGCACAGGG GTGTTTGGGTTGATGACAAAACCTTTAATTAGATTTATGCTACCCTCACCAAAACACTTGACCAGAATGATCTCTTCTGAACCGACGACCCCAAAATCCTTCATTGTGCCACTTCTTGACAGTGCACAAGACTCAGAAGCTGATCTGGGCCAACATATACCCCGTCCCAACAGTTTGCGGATGCTCCTATCAACCCCATCTCACACTGTGCATCGTTACTGGAGAAAATTTGACAATGCGTTCATGCGTCCCGTTTTCGGTGGACGAGGTTTTGTACCTTTTGTTCCAGGATCACCGACTGAACCAAGTGATCATTAA